In the genome of Hydrogenophaga sp. PBL-H3, the window ATCGATGACGGGTTTGACTTCCTGGGCTGGAATTTCCGGAAATACACGGGAACACTGCTCATCAAGCCCAGCCAGAAAAACGTGAAAGCGTTCTATGGCAAGGTCAGTGATGTGATCGCAAAACACCTCTCAAAGTCAAAGGCAACTTTGATCAGAGAGCTAAACCCAATCCTCAAGGGCTGGGCGCGATACCACCACGGCGTTGTCGCCAAGGAGGTGTTCACCAAGCTCGACCATCAGATCTTCTGGCGGTTACGGCGATGGGGAATGCGCCGACACCCACGATGGGGTCGAGGAAAGGTGTTCCTGTACTACTGGACACATGACCCGGGCCGCTGGGAATTTTTGGCGACCATACGCAACAGGCGGAAAGAGGCAATCCAACTGCAGCTGTACCACCTAGCCGACACGAAAATTGTTCGGCATAAGAAGGTCAAGGGGGAATACCACCCATTTGATCCCGCATGGGAAGTCTATCGAGAGAAACTGAGACGGGAACGGATGGAGCAATCCATCTGGAACGGTCAACGACTCGATCTGTGGATGAACCAAAACGGCAACTGCGTTCACTGTGGCACCGAGATGAACCACGAGGACGACAGGCTTCATGACCACCACATCGTTCCAATACGGTTGGGTGGTTCGCACAGTCTGTCCAATCGCGTGTTGCTGCACCCATGGTGTCACCGGCGTATTCACGCCCTAGGTTTGGAGGTAACCAAGCCGGTCCCAGTACGGGGACTTAAATTTGATGAAGCGGCACAGGGTTTGCAACCCGTTTACTCCGCGTAGTCAAAGGACGTGCAAGAGCCGTATGCGCTGAAAGGCGCACGTACGGTTCCCTGGGGGGGCTATAGTAGAAATACTATGGCCCTACCCTCCTGTTTCATCTGCGACTTCAAGTCTGACCCATTCCGCGCAACGCGGCCCGATCACGTCTGGTCGGCCCGCCGCGGCTTTCTGTTGGCGGGAACCACAGCAGCCGCGGGCAGTGTCCTGCCGGCGGCTGCACAGGTAGACGTGGGCCAGGCTTCGGCCCTGCGGAACCTGGTGCCCGCCGAAGAGCTCGAAGGCGCTGCCGGCCAGCAATACGCCCAGATGATGAGCGAGGCCAACGACAAGAAGCTGCTGCTGCCGGCCGGGCATCCCCAGGTTCAGCGGCTGCGCAACATCGCGCGCCGCATCATTCCGCACTCGACCCAATGGAACAAGCGTGCTGTCGACTGGAAATGGGAGGTCAACCTGATTCGCAGCGACCAGGTAAACGCGTTCTGCATGCCCGGCGGCAAGATCGCCTTCTACACCGGCATCCTGGAGAAGCTGCAGCTCACCGACGACGAGTCCGCCATGATCATGGGCCACGAAATGGCCCACGCACTGCGCGAACACGCGCGTGCACGTGTTGCCAAAAGCAGCGCAACGAGCATCGGCCTGTCGATTGCCGCGCAACTGTTCGGACTGGGCCAACTCGGAGATGTGGCCGCCAACCTGGGTACGCAGTTGCTCACGCTCAAGTTCAGCCGAGAGGACGAGACCGAGGCCGATCTGGTGGGACTTGAACTGGCGGCCCGCTCGGCCTACATGCCGCGGGCCAGTGTGAGTTTGTGGCAAAAAATGACTTCCGCCGGTGGCGGCGCCGGTCCTGGCTTTCTCTCCACCCACCCCAGCGGCCCCAACCGCATCCGCGAACTTGAAGCCAACGTGCCGCGGGTGCAGGGACTTTACGAGCAAGCCCGCAAAGGTTGAGAGACTCCTCAGCTGAGCAGGCGTTCGGGGTTGGCGTCGAGCTTGGAAAGCGCGTCTCGCGTGGCGCGCACGGTGAGCGCTTCTTCTTCGGTGGGCACCAGCAAACCCGCCTGCAGATACGACGCGACCCGGATGGACTGCACCAGGAAACAGCGTCCGCCATTGGTGACAAACAAATAAAGCTGCCCGCGCTGACTGCGCCAGGCCAGTTGCACGCTGTTGAGCTTGCCGTTGTGGTCCAGGCCAAACCACGAACCAATCTGAAGCTCGATCGCCCAGGACCGCATCGCCTCGTTGGGCTGGCTGCCGCCCTGGTTGATCACCTCGATGTTGCTGGCGTCCACGCCAGTGATCATCTCGATGCTTTCGTTGTCCAGGTCCAGATCTCCCAGCCCATCGGCAGGCAGGTAGTCCTCCAGGTTGGCCAGCCGCTGTGACAAATTGTCGAGCTGCTCCTGCGAGATCGGCTCGGTACGGGACATGAAGGCGTCAGCGAGCGTGTCGCTGACCGTTTTGATGTGCTGGTCCTGCATGCCGGTGGTGAATCCCAGCATGCCCATACCCTGCCGCAATCGCTGCAACAAAGCAGGGAGTTGCTGGATCACGCGGGCGCGGTCATCGCGATTGGGCTTGGCGCTGGCTGCCCACAGCAGGTCGGAAGCCACCTGCTTGAGCGCAGCGGTCTCTTCGTGGCGCAGGCCATATTTCACGCTGGCCACGGCGAGCACTTCCACCCAAACTTTGAAAAGGAATGCGCGCACTTCGTCGCGCACGGGCACGTCATCAAGCAGCTTGCGCAACTCGATCGTGTACTGCACCGACAAGGTTTCCTTCTGCTCGACTTGCTGGGCCACACTGACGAACCGACTCGCACTGCCTTGCTCGCTCAGGTAGGTGGAAAGAAACTTCTGGAACTCGTCGAACACCAACTGGAACACGCGCCGGCCGGTCTCGGGATACTGCTCGATCACCTGCACGACACGCTTGATCTCGGCCTCCAGCGCGCTCGAACTCACGTTCGATTCGAAGCCCATCACGCACGAGCCCATGCGGTCGATCAGGCGACGGGCCGGGTGCTGCAAGGCGCTGAAGAATTCGGGCTCCGCCAATGCCACGCGCAACACGGGAATCTGCAGACGGGCGAACCACACCCGCACGCTGGGCGGAATACGCTCTTCGGCCAGGATGCTTTGAAACATCAGCGCCACCACCTCGATGGTGGCCTTTTCGGTGGGGGTGCTGGCCGCCTGCTTGAGCTCTGCCGTGCGCTGGCGCAGACCGGTGGCCGCCCTCTCCACATGGGTGGCATCCATGTAGACGGCTCCGGGTCGGCTGCTACCAGAAACGTAGTAACCGGCGCCCGCGCTGTCACCGGGCGTGGCCCTTTGCATGGCCTGCTGCAGGCCGGGAGATGGGGGCAGGATCTGAGTGGCTTCGAAATCGCCCCCCACCTTGTCGATCAGCATGCGGCGCAGTCGGCCCACGACGCCCTGAGCGCGCATGCGAGCCCGCGCCAGGGGTGACGTGCTCGTCATCAGGCGCGTTTCGTCCTGCACGCCCATGCCCGACGAGCCGGTGCCTGTGCGCGGCCCGGTCTCCACGGTGCTGTTTGCAGGTCGGAACCCATTGTTGGCGGGCCCTACAGGTCTTGGACGGATCGGAACGGCGACCCCATCGGTGCGTGCGCCCGGTGTGCGTTTGACCAGCGCCTGCAGATCGATTTCCTTCATCACACCACTGGCGATCAGGAACTCGTTGGCGGCCTTATAGGCGTCGTGTAGTTTGGCGGTCATCACCGGCGCCAGTGCGTCCTGCACCAGAAGCCACGCGTCGCGGCTCATCTGGACTTCAAGCCACTGGTCCACCAGGATGCGAGCGGTCACGTCGGGAAGCAACACGTCGCCGCGAGGAAGTTCCTGGCGCCTTTCCAGGTACTGGATGCGAAGGCGCAGTTCGTTGAGCTCGGTGGAGGACTTTTCGAGCACAACCATCGCCAGGCGCGACGCCATGATCTGGTCGTCCATGGCCCCCTCGGCCACCAGTTCCAGGGCACCAGACTGACTGAGTGGCTGGCCACTGCTGGACACGCGCGGAAGCAGGGTGCGCTGCAAAGCGCGCCGGCTCTGGTTGAGCCAGTTGGCCTGGTGGCGTTGAAATTCGGTCCAGGCGTCTCGGCGAGCCTGCCGGTCAACCGCCGGTCCGGCGTGATCCAGCAGCGCGGTCAGGCGCGTGTCGCACGCCTTGACCATTTCGGGAAGGGCACGACCCACGTGAACCACGAAGAGTTCACGTGCCTGTTTGGCCAGGGAAGAGACGTGCTGATCGGGTGACGACACAATGCTTTCAGTATGACATGAAAGAATTTAGCCGCGAGGCGAGGAACGACTCTGCAAGGGTATGCATGCGCCGACGTTCACGCTTAAACCACAGCGCCCGCGTTCGGATCGTCCGGATCGCCTTCACTTTTGCTGGTGGACTTGATCAGGTCTTCGCGCTTGATGCCCAGCCACATGGCAATTGCCGCCGCAACGAACACCGACGAATAGATGCCGAAGCAGATACCGATGGTCAAGGCCAGGGCGAAATAGAACAGCGTCGGCCCCCCGAACAGCAACATGGACAGCACCATGATCTGGGTGGAGCCGTGGGTGATGATGGTGCGGCTGATGGTGGAGGTGATCGCATGGTCGATCACCTGGGGCGGTGCCATCTTGCGCTGCTTGCGGAAGGTCTCGCGAATGCGGTCAAAGATCACCACCGATTCGTTGACGGAGTAGCCGAGCACGGCCAGCACGGCCGCCAACACCGCCAGCGAAAATTCCCACTGGAAAAAGGCAAAGAAGCCCAGGATGATGACCACGTCGTGCAGGTTGGCGATGATGGCCGAGACTGCGTACTTCCATTCGAAGCGGAACGCGAGGTAGATCATGATGCCCACGATCACCAGTCCCAAGGCTTTAAGACCGTTGGCGACCAGCTCCTGACCCACCTGTGGTCCCACGAACTCCGTGCGGCGCAACGCAACGGTCGGGTTCTGCGCCTTCAAGGCGGCCAGCACCGTCTCGCTCTGCTGTCCGGATGACTGGCCCGCCAGCACAGGCAAGCGCAGCAAGACGTCGCGCGAGGTGCCGAAGTTCTGCACCGGCACGTCCGCATAACCCAGGGATTCGATCACCTTGCGGACCGACTCAAGATCGGCGGGTTGCTCGTAGGCGACCTCCATCACGGTACCGCCGGTGAACTCCACCGAGAGGTGCAGACCGCGGGTGGTCAGGAAAAAGACGGCGAGCAGGAAGGTGATGGCCGAGACCGCGTTCAGCACGATCGCGTGCCTCATGAACGGGATGTCCTTGCGGATGCGGAAAAGTTCCATGATGCGATGCCTCGTTCAGTCGGCCTTGACGGCGGGAGTCTGGTCTTCGGGACGCCAGACGGTGCCGATCGACACGGTCTTGAGTTTTTTCTGCCGGCCGTACCAGAGGTTGACCAGGCCGCGCGAGAAGAACACCGAAGAGAACATGCTGGTCACGATGCCCAGACAATGCACCACCGCGAAACCGCGCACCGGGCCGGAACCGAAGATCAGCAACGCCAGGCCCGCGATCAGCGAAGTCACGTTGGAATCCAGGATGGTGCCCCACGCGTGGTCGTAGCCTGTGTTGATCGCTACCTGGGGGGAGACGCCACGGCGCAGTTCTTCACGCACCCGTTCGTTGATCAGCACGTTGGAGTCGATCGCCATGCCCAGTGCCAGGGCCATGGCGGCGATGCCGGGCAGGGTCAGCGTGGCTTGCAGCATGGACAGCAAGGACACCAGCAGCAACAGGTTGAAGCCCAGGGCGATGCTGGAGAACATGCCGAAGAGCGCGTAGTAGACGCACATGAAGAAAACAATGACGCCAAAGCCCCAGATCACGCTGTGGAAGCCTTTGGAGATGTTCTCCGCGCCCAGGCTCGGGCCAATGGTCCGCTCCTCGACGATTTCCATGGGCGCGGCCAGTGAGCCCGCGCGCAGCAAGAGGGCGGTGTCGTTGGCCTCGACCGTGGTCATGGCGCCCGAGATCTGCACCCTGCCGCCACCGATTTCGCCACGGATCACCGGTGCGGTGACCACTTCGCCACGGCCTTTTTCAAACAGGATGATGGCCATGCGCTTGCCCACGTTGTCTCGTGTGACATCGCGGAAGATGCGCGCCCCTTTGGCGTCCAGCGTGAGATGCACGGCGGCTTCCTGGGTCTGGCTGTCGAAGCCCGCCTGTGCGTCGGTGAGGTTTTCACCGGTGAGCAGCACGTCGCGTTTGACCACGACGTTGCGACCGCCACGCTCG includes:
- a CDS encoding M48 family metallopeptidase is translated as MALPSCFICDFKSDPFRATRPDHVWSARRGFLLAGTTAAAGSVLPAAAQVDVGQASALRNLVPAEELEGAAGQQYAQMMSEANDKKLLLPAGHPQVQRLRNIARRIIPHSTQWNKRAVDWKWEVNLIRSDQVNAFCMPGGKIAFYTGILEKLQLTDDESAMIMGHEMAHALREHARARVAKSSATSIGLSIAAQLFGLGQLGDVAANLGTQLLTLKFSREDETEADLVGLELAARSAYMPRASVSLWQKMTSAGGGAGPGFLSTHPSGPNRIRELEANVPRVQGLYEQARKG
- a CDS encoding DUF1631 family protein, with protein sequence MSSPDQHVSSLAKQARELFVVHVGRALPEMVKACDTRLTALLDHAGPAVDRQARRDAWTEFQRHQANWLNQSRRALQRTLLPRVSSSGQPLSQSGALELVAEGAMDDQIMASRLAMVVLEKSSTELNELRLRIQYLERRQELPRGDVLLPDVTARILVDQWLEVQMSRDAWLLVQDALAPVMTAKLHDAYKAANEFLIASGVMKEIDLQALVKRTPGARTDGVAVPIRPRPVGPANNGFRPANSTVETGPRTGTGSSGMGVQDETRLMTSTSPLARARMRAQGVVGRLRRMLIDKVGGDFEATQILPPSPGLQQAMQRATPGDSAGAGYYVSGSSRPGAVYMDATHVERAATGLRQRTAELKQAASTPTEKATIEVVALMFQSILAEERIPPSVRVWFARLQIPVLRVALAEPEFFSALQHPARRLIDRMGSCVMGFESNVSSSALEAEIKRVVQVIEQYPETGRRVFQLVFDEFQKFLSTYLSEQGSASRFVSVAQQVEQKETLSVQYTIELRKLLDDVPVRDEVRAFLFKVWVEVLAVASVKYGLRHEETAALKQVASDLLWAASAKPNRDDRARVIQQLPALLQRLRQGMGMLGFTTGMQDQHIKTVSDTLADAFMSRTEPISQEQLDNLSQRLANLEDYLPADGLGDLDLDNESIEMITGVDASNIEVINQGGSQPNEAMRSWAIELQIGSWFGLDHNGKLNSVQLAWRSQRGQLYLFVTNGGRCFLVQSIRVASYLQAGLLVPTEEEALTVRATRDALSKLDANPERLLS
- the secF gene encoding protein translocase subunit SecF yields the protein MELFRIRKDIPFMRHAIVLNAVSAITFLLAVFFLTTRGLHLSVEFTGGTVMEVAYEQPADLESVRKVIESLGYADVPVQNFGTSRDVLLRLPVLAGQSSGQQSETVLAALKAQNPTVALRRTEFVGPQVGQELVANGLKALGLVIVGIMIYLAFRFEWKYAVSAIIANLHDVVIILGFFAFFQWEFSLAVLAAVLAVLGYSVNESVVIFDRIRETFRKQRKMAPPQVIDHAITSTISRTIITHGSTQIMVLSMLLFGGPTLFYFALALTIGICFGIYSSVFVAAAIAMWLGIKREDLIKSTSKSEGDPDDPNAGAVV
- the secD gene encoding protein translocase subunit SecD: MNRYPLWKYAIILIVLLISAIFALPNLFGESPAVQVSAARSTVRIDSGTVTRVEQALAAQGVQAALIQLDANSVKARFESTDDQLKARDALEKAFNPDPADVGHVVALNLLPRTPAWLASLGASPMYLGLDLRGGVHFMLQVDMAAALQRRADVLVADLRTLLREKGLRHGGISRSGQTLELRAGDAQTLGTARDLIRAQFPDLLLTDTPDFRLIATLRPEAARLVQEQALKQNITTLHNRINELGVAEPVIQQQGADRIVVQLPGVQDTAKAKDILGRTATLEVRMVDESTDGQAAERGTGAVPFGSERYPERGGRNVVVKRDVLLTGENLTDAQAGFDSQTQEAAVHLTLDAKGARIFRDVTRDNVGKRMAIILFEKGRGEVVTAPVIRGEIGGGRVQISGAMTTVEANDTALLLRAGSLAAPMEIVEERTIGPSLGAENISKGFHSVIWGFGVIVFFMCVYYALFGMFSSIALGFNLLLLVSLLSMLQATLTLPGIAAMALALGMAIDSNVLINERVREELRRGVSPQVAINTGYDHAWGTILDSNVTSLIAGLALLIFGSGPVRGFAVVHCLGIVTSMFSSVFFSRGLVNLWYGRQKKLKTVSIGTVWRPEDQTPAVKAD